The Salicibibacter halophilus DNA window TTGCAGGATGGATTAGAGTGGCCACTGGAGCGGGTGTTGCAAGAATATGGTGGTTATCGCGTGAACATCGCGCCCTCGGGTTGTTCGGTGCTCGCGGGGGAGAATTATATCATTCGCAATTACGATTATCACCCAAAAACCTACGACGGCCGCTTTCTTTTTTTCCAACCTACGGATCAAGGGTACGCGATCGCCGGTCCGAGCCAGCGTATCACCGGGCGGATGGACGGCATCAATGAAAAAGGGCTCGTCGTGGCCTATAACCTGACGAATCGAAAAAAACCGGGTGCCGGTTTTATTTGCAGCATGATCGGGCGTTTGCTTTTGGAATCCTGCGAGGACGTAACCGAAGCAGTGGAGATGGCACGAGAAATCCCTCATCGTCACTCGTTCAGTTATCTCGTTTATGATGGAGATGGAGAAATGGTGGTGATTGAAGCTTCCCCCGTGGTGTCAATGCTAGGGCGGCAACGGCGTGCACGAATCATTTCGACATTCAAACGCGGGAAAATCGCTTTCATCTCGATGATTCCAAAGAACGGCTGGATACGTTGCAGAAAAATGCCCATCTGAGTGCTCACGATGCGTTTCGACTTCTGAACGATACGAACCAGCCGATTTTCTCCGATCGTTATAAAAGTTGGGCGGGGACGATCCATACGTCTGCTTATTTTCCAAAAGAAAGGCAAGCTTGGATCGCTCTGGGCGGCGGCCGCGAACCGGCAGTCTTTGATTTTGCAAGTTGGCTTGAAGGCGAAGACGTGGCTTTGGGTCGCCTCATTGGAGAGGTGGACACGGACCTGCCATTTTTGCATATGGACGAAGGGGCCGATTGGTATAGAAAAAATCAATGAGTGGACAACACGTCCATTTCCTTTAAAATAGGGATGGAAGAAGAAAAGAGGTGCCAACGTTGATCGACGTGCAAAACTTACAAAAATCCTATAAGTCTTTTCAAGCCGTTAACAATAGCAGTTTTCATGTAAAAGAAGGAGAAATCTTCGGTTTCCTAGGACCGAACGGAGCAGGAAAAAGCACAACGATAAACATTTTATCGACGATGCTGCAGCCGACGGGCGGGTCGGTAACGATCAACGGCTATGATGTGGTGAAGGACCAAAACCGTGTGCGCGAAAGCATCGGGATTATATTTCAGCAAAATACGCTGGATGAAAAATTAACCGCGAATGAGAACTTAAAGCTTCATTGTAAATTTTACGGTGTTCCCCGTTCAAAGCGAAAAGCTCGTATCCGTGAGGTTTTGGAAATTGTGGATCTTACGGAGAGCATCAATACGCTCGTTGAGAAGTTTTCCGGCGGAATGCAGCGACGGCTGGAAATCGCGCGTGGACTGCTCCATTATCCGAAAGTGCTGTTTCTCGATGAGCCGACCGTTGGGTTGGATCCGCAAACGCGGGCGCATGTATGGGAATACATATTAAAACTGAAGGAAAAAGAAAACATTACGATGTTTTTAACGACGCATTATTTGGATGAAGCGGAAATCAGCGATCGCATCGCGATTATGGATCACGGAGACATCATCGCGATCGATACGCCGAAAAATCTGAAACAACAGCTCGGCGGCGATATTATCGAAATTACGACCACGGATAATGAAACGGCCATGAAAGAGATTCAAGCGGTGTTTGATGTCATCGATTTATCACTGAAAGATGGTGCGATTCACTGCAAGGTTGAAAATAGCGATGCTTTCGTTTCCGAGTTTATTAAAACGTTGCAAACCCCGCTCACGGGCTTGGATATTCGCAAACCAACATTAAATGATGTTTTTCTCTCCTTTACAGGACGGGAAATCCGAGATTAACAGGAGGGAATTGTTCGTGGAAGGCATTATCGCCATTTGGCAAAGAGATATAATCAAGTTTTTTAGAGACCGTCCACGTATGATCGGTTCCTTTTCGATGCCGATTTTATTTTTGATCGTTTTTGGAGTTGGTATGGGCGGTGCGATGGAATCGTTGGTTGCCGCGGGAACCGATGCGGAAGAATTTAATTACGTCGAGTTTATTTTTCCCGGCATTGTTTCGATGACATTGCTCATGACTTCTATCTTTTCATCACTATCGGTGATTCAGGATCGGGATTTTGGATATATGCGCGAGATTCTTGTCTCGCCGGTTTCCAGGGTGAATATTGCGATCGGGAAAATGTTAGGATCTGCATCCGTTGCCTTTGTGCAAGGGGTCATGATGTTGGTGCTCATGCCTTTTCTCGGCATTCGCATTGATTTTGTTTCATTTTTACAGCTTCTTCCGGTCATGTTCATGATCGCCTGTGCGTTTGCTTCGCTTGGGCTGTTGGTGGCGAGCTTGTTGAACTCAATGCAAGGATTTCAGCTTGTCGTAAATATTTTGGTCATGCCGATGATTTTTATGTCCGGGGCTTTGTTTCCATTAAATAATATGCCCGCGTGGGTCGACTTTCTTGTCACGTTGAACCCGGTCACCTACGGCGTTGATCTTATGAAACATATTATGATTGATGTGGAGAGTTTGAGTCCGATGGTGCGGGAAGAAATGGGGCTGAACCTCACATTTTTCGGGCAACCGGTAACGACGGCAGGTGAAGTTCTCTTTTTGCTCGGATTCACCGCTCTATTAATCCTTCTTGCTACACTCACCTTTAGACGTAAAAATTAATAAGGGGAGGTCCAGGTTTAACTTGCTTCCTGTCCGGAAATGAGGGGAATAGAACCATTTGCAAGGGAGGATGAAAGTAATGGAAAATATAAAAGCACTTTTCTTAAATTGTTCATTAAAAGGAAGTGAGGACGTTTCCAATACGCAGGCATTAATGGATGAAGTGGCAGAGGTGCTCAAAACGAATCAAGTAGAATGTGAAAGTGTACGGATTGCCGACTACCATGTGGCATACGGCATTACAACGGATGCAGGAGATGGGGATCAATGGCCGGAAATCCTTACAAAAATAAAGCATGCGAATATCGTTGTGGTTGGAACACCACTCTGGATCGGGGAAAAGAGCAGCATAGCTAAAAAAGTGTTGGAACGGATAAATGGCAGGCCTGACAAATGAAAAAGGCCAGTCTATGTTTTACGATAAAGTAGGCGGCGTTGTCGTTACAGGCAATGAAGATGGAGCCAAGAATGCAGCAGCTTCCGTTGTTTTTGGTTTGAATTACATGGGCTTTACCATGCCACCGGAACCCGTCACATATTGGACTGGCGAAGCGGGACCGGGACCTTCCTATATAGAGGAAGAAGGGATTAAAAACGAGTTCACCGCAGGACAAGTGAAAACGATGGTCTATAATTTGATGCACATGGCCGGAATCCTTACCCGTAAACCAATCTCGGCAGAAGGGAATGTTAAAGCGTAAGTGCATCTCTTTGCGTATCAGAAAAAGATTTCGGATGACGACAAATATGAGGCATGTCCCTCTTATTTGTCGTCAGGGTGCTCTACATAACCAGCACCGACAGAACTACTGCTGATCCAATATTTCTTTTAACACTTGAGCATGGTTGTAAGTCTCTTCTTTTGCCGCGAAGACGAGGGTGATGTTTTTTTCATGCGCCCTGGCAAGCGTTTTTAACCGTTGCAATGCTTCGTGTTGTTCTTCATTTTCCTGCAGTTCCTTTTTGTACTTCTCTTTAAAGCGCTGAAATTTATCCGGATCATGCTGAAACCATTGCCGCAAATCTTTCGATGGCCCTACTTCCTTCACCCACTCATCGATGTGGGCTTTCTCCTTTGATAGGCCGCGTGGCCAGACGCGGTCGATGAGAACGCGGGACCCGTCTGGTTTCTCCGCTGTTTGATAGATCCGCTTTATCGCAATTGGCATGATGATTCCTCCTTCATGTATATTGTCTCTTCTAAAATACCCTACATTTGTCGTGATTTACAATGAACGCGGGACCTGTAAAAATGAAAATGTAAGCCTTTACAAACAAAGGGTAAGGAGGATGCAAATGACGCACAAACCGTTTCAAACGACAAGTGCTGCCGGTCTTCAAGAGGATTCTCTGCCATTTAAACTTTTTCAAAAGGCGAAACGTTTTGGGGTTTGGAACCCGGCGGATTTGGATTTCACACAGGATAAAAAGGACTGGGAGACGTTCAGTGAACAGCAAAAGGAAGGGACACTGCGGTTGATATCGCAATTCCAAGGAGGGGAAGAAGCCGTAACCAGGGATTTGCTTCCGTTAATCATGACCATCTCCAATGAAGGGCGTCTGGAAGAAGAAATGTTTTTAACCACGTTTTTGTTTGAAGAAGCCAAACACACGGAATTTTTCAGAATAGTATTAAATGAACTTGGGGTAAAACGGGATTTGACAGAGTATCATTCAGCTGCCTACCATAAAGTTTTCAGCGAAATTCTTCCCGCGGCAATGGAGCGCCTCGTACATGATCAATCACCGGAGGCTGTGGCGGAAGCGGCAACGGTCTATAACATGTTCGTGGAGGGTGTGTTGGCGGAGACGGGCTATTTTGGTTTTTATCAATCGTTGCAAAGCATTAACGCGATGCCGGCATTATTGGAAGGAATTGGTTACTTAAAAAGAGATGAATCTCGTCATATTGCGTATGGAACATTTTTATTGCAGCGAATTATCAGCGAGTACCCCCATATCTATGACCAGGTTATGAAAAAAATGGAGGAATTAACGCCGCTCGCGATTCAGATCAATTTGGAAGGAACGGAAGAGGACAGCGATGAAGAAAAAAGAAATACGATGAACTTTACGCAGAAACAATTGTCTACGCGGATGAAGATTTTGGGCAGATCCCGTGACAAAAGGCTGGAAGAGATCTATCAACAGCGGGAAGAAGAAGTGGGGCTGGAAGAAGCGGATGCGATGCAGTAAGGGAAAATAGGGGCGCCTCCGGAACGGGGAGGCGCCCTCTACGCTGATTAATAAACCTCGTAACTTTGCCCCGTTTGCATGCCCTCGACGCTTTTTTGATACGCGAGTGCCACTTTATCTCCCGGAACGGGTTCAAAGCCGGCAAATAGATGGCCGATTCGCTCTGCGGATTCCTGCAACAAGTTGGGACTTACGCTATTGATGCGAATGCCGCGCGGCATTTCAATCGCGGTCGATGTGACAAACGAACGAATGCCTCCGTTGGCCATGGCGGCCGAGGAACCCTGCGGGATAGGGTCATCCATCATAACACCGGAGGTCAGCGTAAAGCTGCCTCGCTCGTTCACATACGGAAGGCCGAGCAAGACGAGGTTGATTTGCCCTTTTAACTTGCTATTAATCGCCGTTTCATTTTTCTCGGGGGTCAGTTCCGTAATCGGTGCAAAACCGGCGCTGCCGGAAGCGTTAATAACGGCATCCACGTTTCCTGTTTTTTCATACATGGCACGAATGCTCGCTTCATCGGTGATATCCACTTGGACATCCGGACCGTTTCTGCCCGCGCGAATGATCTCGTGATTTTGATTAAGGCGGTCATACACCTTGCTCCCGATTGTTCCGCTTGCACCTACCAATAGTATTTTCATGGTCATCATCCTTTCTTTCCCGCTAACTATAACCGAAAATGAGACAAATGAAACCTAAAAAACGGAAACCGCTTATAGAAGCAGTTTCCGTATAGCTGACTTATTCTTCACTGTCGGTTTCCAACCATTCATCAACCATGTCTCGATTGTCATCGATCCATGCTTGGGCGGCTTCCTCCGGATCCGTATCATTTTCGGAGATATCAAGCATGACTTCGTTCATATCGTCGGTTTCCCAATAAAAGTTGTCGAGAATCTGATAGGCTTCGGGCTCGTCTTCTTCAAGCCCTTCCCGTACCATTGTGCGGATCTCTTCTTCTTCTTCATAAATGCCTTCCGGATCCTCTAGGAAACGAATGTCATACGTGTTAAATTTCCAGTGTGGTTCCCAGGCAGTTACCACAATCGGTTCTTCATTTTCAATCGCATCATCTAACGCAGCCGTCATGGCAGCGTCACTCGATGTTTGTACAGAGATGTCCATATCATACGCTTCTACGGCTTGCTCGGTTGAATCTACGACTCCCGCGCCAGGGTCAATCCCGACGATTTCATCAAAGTTGTCGGAATTTACTTCTTCAATGCTGGTTACGTCCATATAATCCGGAACGGCCAGTCCGGTACGGTTTCCTTCCAAATTCGGACCTAGATCGACCACTTCGTCTCCATATCGTTCATAGTCAGTCGCCATGTCCGAAGGCAACCAACCGGCAACGTGACCATCCGTATCCCCTTGCGCAACACTTTGCCACATTGCAGCCTGCTCGACTTGATTTAAGTTAACATCATAGCCTGCTTCTTCCAAAACCAATCTAATAACATTGTTAGAAGCCACTTCGGATTCCCAGGCAACGTAGGCGAGTT harbors:
- a CDS encoding C45 family peptidase, coding for MKHIYSEIIQFRGSHYDFGNYQGQKLKDSLSVKNRENQWKVRTPRFSIDIGEAKQAIRAFAPGVWEELLGLQDGLEWPLERVLQEYGGYRVNIAPSGCSVLAGENYIIRNYDYHPKTYDGRFLFFQPTDQGYAIAGPSQRITGRMDGINEKGLVVAYNLTNRKKPGAGFICSMIGRLLLESCEDVTEAVEMAREIPHRHSFSYLVYDGDGEMVVIEASPVVSMLGRQRRARIISTFKRGKIAFISMIPKNGWIRCRKMPI
- a CDS encoding carcinine hydrolase/isopenicillin-N N-acyltransferase family protein, giving the protein MQTRENRFHLDDSKERLDTLQKNAHLSAHDAFRLLNDTNQPIFSDRYKSWAGTIHTSAYFPKERQAWIALGGGREPAVFDFASWLEGEDVALGRLIGEVDTDLPFLHMDEGADWYRKNQ
- a CDS encoding ATP-binding cassette domain-containing protein, encoding MPTLIDVQNLQKSYKSFQAVNNSSFHVKEGEIFGFLGPNGAGKSTTINILSTMLQPTGGSVTINGYDVVKDQNRVRESIGIIFQQNTLDEKLTANENLKLHCKFYGVPRSKRKARIREVLEIVDLTESINTLVEKFSGGMQRRLEIARGLLHYPKVLFLDEPTVGLDPQTRAHVWEYILKLKEKENITMFLTTHYLDEAEISDRIAIMDHGDIIAIDTPKNLKQQLGGDIIEITTTDNETAMKEIQAVFDVIDLSLKDGAIHCKVENSDAFVSEFIKTLQTPLTGLDIRKPTLNDVFLSFTGREIRD
- a CDS encoding ABC transporter permease, whose protein sequence is MEGIIAIWQRDIIKFFRDRPRMIGSFSMPILFLIVFGVGMGGAMESLVAAGTDAEEFNYVEFIFPGIVSMTLLMTSIFSSLSVIQDRDFGYMREILVSPVSRVNIAIGKMLGSASVAFVQGVMMLVLMPFLGIRIDFVSFLQLLPVMFMIACAFASLGLLVASLLNSMQGFQLVVNILVMPMIFMSGALFPLNNMPAWVDFLVTLNPVTYGVDLMKHIMIDVESLSPMVREEMGLNLTFFGQPVTTAGEVLFLLGFTALLILLATLTFRRKN
- a CDS encoding flavodoxin family protein, which encodes MENIKALFLNCSLKGSEDVSNTQALMDEVAEVLKTNQVECESVRIADYHVAYGITTDAGDGDQWPEILTKIKHANIVVVGTPLWIGEKSSIAKKVLERINGRPDK
- a CDS encoding DUF488 domain-containing protein, with amino-acid sequence MPIAIKRIYQTAEKPDGSRVLIDRVWPRGLSKEKAHIDEWVKEVGPSKDLRQWFQHDPDKFQRFKEKYKKELQENEEQHEALQRLKTLARAHEKNITLVFAAKEETYNHAQVLKEILDQQ
- a CDS encoding R2-like ligand-binding oxidase, which gives rise to MQMTHKPFQTTSAAGLQEDSLPFKLFQKAKRFGVWNPADLDFTQDKKDWETFSEQQKEGTLRLISQFQGGEEAVTRDLLPLIMTISNEGRLEEEMFLTTFLFEEAKHTEFFRIVLNELGVKRDLTEYHSAAYHKVFSEILPAAMERLVHDQSPEAVAEAATVYNMFVEGVLAETGYFGFYQSLQSINAMPALLEGIGYLKRDESRHIAYGTFLLQRIISEYPHIYDQVMKKMEELTPLAIQINLEGTEEDSDEEKRNTMNFTQKQLSTRMKILGRSRDKRLEEIYQQREEEVGLEEADAMQ
- a CDS encoding short chain dehydrogenase, which gives rise to MKILLVGASGTIGSKVYDRLNQNHEIIRAGRNGPDVQVDITDEASIRAMYEKTGNVDAVINASGSAGFAPITELTPEKNETAINSKLKGQINLVLLGLPYVNERGSFTLTSGVMMDDPIPQGSSAAMANGGIRSFVTSTAIEMPRGIRINSVSPNLLQESAERIGHLFAGFEPVPGDKVALAYQKSVEGMQTGQSYEVY
- a CDS encoding glycine betaine ABC transporter substrate-binding protein, giving the protein MHFFKKGKWFLPLSLSTLVLAACGGDDSGEASGDDSNEADDENGEIELAYVAWESEVASNNVIRLVLEEAGYDVNLNQVEQAAMWQSVAQGDTDGHVAGWLPSDMATDYERYGDEVVDLGPNLEGNRTGLAVPDYMDVTSIEEVNSDNFDEIVGIDPGAGVVDSTEQAVEAYDMDISVQTSSDAAMTAALDDAIENEEPIVVTAWEPHWKFNTYDIRFLEDPEGIYEEEEEIRTMVREGLEEDEPEAYQILDNFYWETDDMNEVMLDISENDTDPEEAAQAWIDDNRDMVDEWLETDSEE